CAATCTAACAAATTGGCTttagaattaataaaaaacGAAGACGTCAAATCTATCAAAATCGGTATGTCAggtttagaaattaaaaagaaatgagAACAAGCATGGCATGACGAGAATGGAGAAATTCGAGATGTTAGAAGGTGCAAAATCAATGGGTGCCGGAGCTGCTACAATTGCTTCAGCGGGAGCTGCTGTAGGTATCGGAAAcgtattcagttcattaattCATTCCGTGGCAAGAAATCCATCATTGGCAAAACAGTTATTCGGATATGCAATCCTGGGCTTTGCTCTAACCGAGGCTATTGCCTTGTTCGCATTAATGATGGCCTTTCtgattctctttgttttctaaGTTTATCCTTTTGAAAGGTGTAGTCTCTCCTACCTGAGGAAGAGGACGAGGCCACCccctttcttattattttattagggGTGTGGGAAAGGAGAGAGGGAATGCGGGCTCCTTTCACTTGAGtgaattcttttcttctttcctttactACGATACAACGAATGAATTGAGTCAAATGAATGTACAATATTCACTCAGAAGCGGCAACTGCTTTCGCTTCTTCAATAGTTTAGGGCGGGGTCAATTATGGGGCAGAAAGGTTCTCAGTAGAGCTTTTTCGGTACTCAGAACATTCTCAGTCGTCAGTCGCGGTCATTCTTCCCTCCCGAGTCCCAGGAAGTCACTTATAGTATCCTTTCCCTGAGCTATTTCATATCCTCATCCCTCTAAGACACTTCCGGAAGAAAGAACCCAGCTTACCAAACGAGCGAAGCGTAGGTCATAAAGCAGCTTTCCAGTTACAATCACCTTCATAACCTAAAATGAAAAGACCCGGGGAAAATGGTATGTTTTGACAGAAGTTATCTCTGTTACAAACTTTAGGATGCTGAGCTAGCTACCAGATGATCAGCCAGCATGCATTAATAGAATAGATTGTCTCCTTGCAAGCGAGCGATTTAGTGAGCATATAAGCTCTACTGATAACATCTGTGCCATTCATGCCAACTCGAACGACTACTCACCGGGAGAGTCAAGATTGCATGGGATTTTACATGCAGGTAAGATCTCCGGACAGCTGACTCTTATCCTGGGAGTGAAATTCTCACTCACTCTATCCCACTACTTCCTTCCCTAGCTCGACTTATAGGGATAAGGAAGTGAACGCTGAAAGGAAGCCAGGGGACTCCTACCTAAAGCGAGTCGACTCTCTGGCACTGGCCACTAGGTCATCGACAGAAAGACTTCCTAGTTCATCCTCTACTTCGACCAGCCTCACTGGCCATCGATCCAGCTCAGCGTGAAGAGGTGCAACCCTTGTATTGATCGGATCCTCCCCCCCTACTAAGCAAAGTGGACAGCCGGAGAGATGCTTTGGTTGATTTCCTCAATTATTGATGAACCTTGGACAGCTTTCTCTGAAAGCACCGAGGAAACATCTCTGTGGGATTTGGCGATCGAGGATAAGTATAAGTAAGGCCTTTATGCGGTCCAGAACAGATCGAGCAGGGGCAAGTAAGGCATCATGCTTTCCCGGGGAGATcctttcaatatatataataatagtgaAGCTTCTCGCGCATTCGTGCTTGCTGTGAAAGTGATATTCGTAATCAAGAGATGGGGCTGCCTACAACACTAAGAAGCAATGGGGACAAAGGCCTCGAATCCTGTCTTTGACGGTGATCATAGCGCTGGAAAAGTAATCGAATGTTTTCATCTTCTATTTGACTTACTACGGGCATCACATGATTACCATAGTATATGGAGATCTCAGTAAGCTCCCCCACCACCAGCGACAACTAAGGCTTCACCCGCAATCGAGTTCTCGGTCTTACCTAGCGTAAAAGAGAATCGAATCCCTTGAGTTAACCGTTGGAGAGGAATCAGAAATGGAACCTTTGGCGAGATTCTTCCCACACCCGTTCGGTAGTCTACCTCAGTTACAACACTATTTCCCCTCCGATCCGGGCTTTGCTTGCTTCCCTCTTCCTCGGGAAAGACCTTGATTAaaaggaaaggaataagaatAGGCGAATCGCTATCTCTGAAACCAAAGTCGTACTATCTTTACTAAAGTCCTAATGTAATGCCCTTTAAACCACCAACAGGTCCTATTCCGACAACACTGAAAAAGGGCTCTCTCCGTCTCAGTTAGTCAGTACCTTAAACTAATTAGTAATTTCCAAGCTGCTCTTTCAGAAGCTGTGATGGCTCTTTTGAATATCTAGTTCCGTCTGGTAGCGGTTAGAGCAGGTCCCGTTTCCGCTCCTAGCGAGCTAACATCATAAAATGAACTTAAAAACTCTCCTGCTATTCATTCCTCTGCTTGCTTGCCAATAACCTCCATTCGAAGCCCAGCCGGGAAGGCAAAACAATGATTTCCCTGCCTGCATCTAAGGAACCCCCTCTCCTGCTTTTCTGCTAGCCCATCTATTGATAGATTGATAGAAAGTACAAGCCTGCAAAGCCCTTCCTAGCTATAGTGGTCGAAGCCATCTCTTTCCTATTCCTTTTCCAGTGCCATGCGAGGAAGCTACGAAGCTGCATCTGAACCTCCCTGCCCGGGAGGCTCCCATCGCTAGGCTAGCTCCATATAGGCCCCATAGAACCATCCGATCTAGAGCGAGCCTCAAAGCAAGATCTTTCTCCTACCTTTGCCTTTGGGATGCTAGCTATGCTTCTCACGGCCCTCGAACTATCAGGACGGCATGATAACAACTCGAACTCCAGATTGAAATGTATCTGCTAAGGCGTTCTTGGTGATCCCGCCCGGGGACGACTAGATAGAAGGAGGAGAGGGGGAATGCTGGATCGCTAAAGTTCTATATCCCTAGAGCGGGGATGGGAACAACCAACTGTGTGTCATCACGTGCGTGCCACGTGGAGGCGGGAGACAGGAGCACCGGTAGAGGCAGTAGCTTACCTTGAACCAGTCCCGGGGGCGAGGATAGCAGCGGAGGATATTCTATAAAAACTTCTTTTTAGGCTCTAAAGCTCCTCAGAAGACAAGACTAGAACAGCCTTAAATAAGGAAATACCTAGCTACCTTAACTATAGGAATTGGGCTTTCAGAGTCATAAAAGGAGAGGTGAAAGGGTCGGTCGAGCTGAATTCCCCTCTCCAACTTGACTAGAAAAAAGGGGGGTCGGCCTGGAAAGAGAACGGATTAGCAGTTAGCTAGTGAGAAGCTAGGATTCCACAGCATAAGATATTCTCTTAAACCAAAGCACCACAACAAACCAGAGctgcacatatatatatattgccaTGAATTCATGAACGTGCTTTCCCTTAGATCAGGTAGAGCCTGGATGTGCTCGCTAATAGCTCCTTGAGCTCATTCGAGACCACTGCAAACAGAAGAAGCAGCGAAAACACcgatctctctttcttcttatcTAATCTTTTCCTTCCTTTCCTTACTCAGTTCTAGATGAACTCTGAATCCAAAGCTTATGCCACAGCGCAATGCCCGACCTTATATAATTAAGTAAAGAAGGAATCTGCTTTCTAGAGCCGAAAAAAAAGGCTCAGAACAACCTATTCAATGCAAAGAGCGGCTATGCCGATATTAAAGCAGAATGCCATTCAAGCAAGAATGAAGGTATTCTATTCACCCTCGGCTTGGAGAACTTCACTACCTTGAAAGGAATGCTTTCCCTCTGGCTTCCCGTGCCAAGCTGTAAGCATAGCGAGTTAGGTACAAGAAGACGAATAAGGAAGGAAGATCGTAGATACATAGCGTCAGTCTCAACAGCCTATATCTTATCTTCTATCAGTCCTGCTTCTCCTCATCGGGAAGCAGATCCTTCACTGATATGTCCAATAAGAATCTATAATAGCCTAATAGTATGTCGCCTTTCCTCTCAAGCGCCGAGGGCTTAAAGGTCCCAGGTTCCGGATCCCCTTATTCAACTCATCTTTATTTAGAAGTCCGAGAATAGAGGACTAACTCAATAGCTACAGGAGCGGGGCTTCTTTGCGAAACCCGAAGCCCGGGTGCCACATCCGGTCCTAAATTAATAGAGAGACCGGTAAAGACGGTTGCCTAGCTTACTTGGTAATGGACTCCTTTTGTTTAGCGGTCATGGATCGTGGTGTTCTTGTTTGTATACTATTATCAGAATTCACGTTCTGATCTTTCTTATCTTGATCTAACGGCCGGCCAAAGAGAGAGCGACTGGTAGGGAAAATGATTAGATATAGAGTGGAAGGCAGAACGAATCCAAAGGCTAATCTGACACTCTAATAATCCCAGGAGAGTAAGGATCCTCTAGCCTGAGTCTCAAACCAAACTCCGGTAAGGGGAAGTAGCGAGATTCCGATTCCTTCGTGGGGAATCAACGAAGCTTACTGCCCAACCTGCGCTCCAGCAGCTTGAGTACTTAGTTAACGCCCGCCCCAGCCCTGTCAATCATTGGATTGGGTAAAAAGTCCCCTTCTTTCTTTGAGTCCCAACCGGTTCGCCTGTACTTTGATAATGGCGTGTGGGCGGGATGcctatattatatgtatatatgtaaatgTTAGGATCATAAGAATCCAAGGGGCCTTCTCCTAGCGCTTTTTCTTACTATTACTACCGAAAACATTCGTTCTTCCGGAGTGACTACTGACTTCTGTCTTTAGCTTTATAAGGGGCCAATGCTTGATCAATAATGAGTGAACGGGCCGTATCAGACGGAGTAGGATCTGTCGTCCTCCACCTATAGCACCCAACAGCGACGTTGCTCAGTCACAATACGCAGGGGCAGCCCCTCTGAATGCATTGATAGATACATCCGCTGAGCCAGGTACGAAAAGTTTTACCTGTTGTGACGAGTTGATCGCCGACGAATCCTGAAATGAATCTAAATGGGCGGGGTTTCGGACACAAAAAAGGACCCATTTTGGAAAGTAAATAGAATACGTAGTTTCGAGAAAAGGTCCTTTGTGAATCCTCGGAAAAAGGCGACGTGAAAACGTTCGAAAAAGCACCAAGATCTTGAATGCATTGCGTCATCGATTTCTCTTTTTGTCTCCCCTGAGGCGTCGGCTGTGGTCGTTTCCGCTGCGTATGGATTTATGGAGAACTCTTCCTATGGCGACGGAGTCAAGATATGAAGCCTGTGAATTAGGGCTTGGGGCACCTTTTTCTATTGTGGGCCACCCCTTCCAAGGTTCTCTTCTGGAGCAGCTTTCTTCAGCGCCCATCCTGATTAAAGGATTTCTCCACATTGGGCAGCCACTCACGACAAACTGTCCTTGTCTCAGGGCTTGGAGCCTCTCTTGGGCCCCGTTGGGGAGTCCGGTGACAGTCTCTTCCTTATTACTAATCTCTTATGCCTCTAGTCCTTGCTTAGATTCTCTATCATTTGATAATTTATCCAATATATCTCTTAGTCAATCTATTCAAACCACCTCGTCAAACGAGTGTCATGCAAGGCTTGCCGGTATCTGATTATTAGAGTCCTGACCTTCCTATAGTAAACTTCTCTGGAGCTGCTTCCGTCTTTCTTTTTGCCACATTGATAGGTCGTCTCCGTCTCCTTCCCTTAGAGGAAAGGCCCTTGGATCTCCAACTAGAATCTATGATTCATCCGTGGCTCTCCTTGTTAACCTGCAAAAACCCCCAAGCCATGGTATTCAATCTGTTTTGTAATAGATTGCTAGACCTATTGCAAGAGCTCTTAGACCCTTTATTGAACATCGCGAAAGTCTCTTCCCCCCCTAATATTTTCAACGCTCTGGTAGTTAAGGGTCAAGATACTGTCGGTAAACTTAATTAATGTGACTTGTGAAGTACAGCATAATAGAGTTCGGGCTGTAGCTATGAGTGCTACAGATGGTCTAATGAGAGGAATGGAAGTGATTGACACGGGAGCTCCTTCCAGTCGCCTCCTCCGGATTTGATCCATAAATTCCTTCATTTCATTGAGGGTGGAATTAGTTACGAGGCAATCTTCCACATGAATCCGTGTCCTCTATAGCCTTCCCGGCCCGGACCAAGTAGCCTATGAAGCATCAAATTAAGTACTCAAGTAAAAGTACTTGTCCTCCCCAACAGCTGAAATCAACCCAAGCAGCATACCCGTTTAAGCATAGTCGCTCATTGTTGGTTTCGAGTGTTTATGTGCCAATTTCAGGTGAGGTAATGCTAATTGATCCTCCGTAGTTGATAAACAGAGCCTGTTACTCATAAGTCAAAATCAAACTATGCCCATTCAAAAATGATTTCAATGCTGATTTAGGGCCGGCCAAACGAATGAGACTTGTTCACCaacgaaaagaaaatagagagtgCTAACCCGAAGCACCGTCCCCATACTATCTATCATATATCCAATTGACGACTTTCCTGCTACTCCTAGTAGGAGAAGGACAAAGAACAGAGGAAAGAGACATAGGATAGACGAAAGATGGAGAGAAAGAGTATAATCCATTTTTAACCCCTCGCAACAAGTTCAGTTTGAAACCGAATTCCTTCCTTACTGCAGTAGCCGTAGTAGTAGCAGTA
This Arachis duranensis cultivar V14167 unplaced genomic scaffold, aradu.V14167.gnm2.J7QH unplaced_Scaffold_236413, whole genome shotgun sequence DNA region includes the following protein-coding sequences:
- the LOC107472662 gene encoding ATP synthase subunit 9, mitochondrial; translated protein: MTRMEKFEMLEGAKSMGAGAATIASAGAAVGIGNVFSSLIHSVARNPSLAKQLFGYAILGFALTEAIALFALMMAFLILFVF